The following are encoded in a window of Chitinophagaceae bacterium genomic DNA:
- a CDS encoding DUF2851 family protein produces MTERLLQYIWQFQYFNAKELFTSEAELLQVIHPGMYNTNQGPDFTDAKINIEGTVWAGSIELHINSSDWKNHKHSSDKNYKNVILHVVWQHDVDLHLPFSTLVLQDKVPKILLHRYDELMRADSFIPCERNIHSASAITWTSWKERLLVERLQLKTGFISGFLQKNNFHWEETLWWLMARNFGSRLNSEAFEIIARSIPVSILAKHKNQVQEVEALLFGQAGLLDAAFTEEYPKLLQREYRFLKKKYRLTGPGPNLLFLRMRPSNFPTVRLAQLAILVHERLHLFSRIKESAGLKEIMELLQVTANDYWHYHYVFDEISAFKKKKLGAQMTGNILVNTVIPILFAYGHHQNENGYKDKALRWLEEIAAEKNEITRGFSSLQLPNRTAFDSQAFIQLKNAYCNKKRCLDCAIGNKLLRS; encoded by the coding sequence ATGACCGAACGGTTGCTGCAATACATCTGGCAGTTTCAATACTTCAATGCCAAAGAACTATTTACCTCCGAAGCGGAGTTGTTGCAGGTGATACACCCGGGAATGTATAATACCAACCAGGGGCCTGATTTTACTGATGCAAAGATCAACATAGAAGGAACGGTATGGGCCGGCAGCATTGAATTGCATATCAATAGTTCCGACTGGAAGAACCATAAGCACAGCAGTGATAAGAATTATAAGAATGTGATCCTGCACGTGGTCTGGCAGCATGATGTTGACCTGCACCTCCCGTTCTCAACCCTGGTGCTGCAGGATAAAGTGCCCAAAATATTACTGCACAGGTACGATGAACTGATGCGGGCAGACTCCTTTATCCCCTGCGAAAGAAATATTCATTCCGCCAGTGCCATAACCTGGACATCGTGGAAGGAGCGGCTGCTGGTGGAAAGGCTGCAGTTGAAAACAGGGTTTATTTCAGGCTTTCTGCAAAAAAATAATTTCCATTGGGAGGAAACCCTCTGGTGGTTGATGGCAAGGAATTTTGGTTCCAGGCTAAACAGTGAAGCATTTGAGATCATCGCACGATCAATTCCGGTAAGCATCCTGGCAAAACACAAGAACCAGGTCCAGGAGGTAGAGGCCCTCTTGTTTGGCCAGGCCGGGTTGCTGGATGCAGCATTCACCGAAGAGTATCCCAAACTGCTGCAACGGGAATACCGGTTCCTGAAAAAGAAATATAGACTGACAGGCCCGGGACCAAACCTGCTTTTTCTCCGTATGCGTCCTTCCAATTTTCCCACGGTAAGGCTGGCACAATTGGCCATATTGGTACATGAGCGGCTGCACCTGTTCTCCCGGATAAAAGAAAGCGCGGGGCTGAAAGAAATAATGGAATTGCTGCAGGTAACCGCCAATGATTACTGGCACTATCACTATGTGTTTGACGAGATCTCCGCATTTAAAAAGAAAAAACTGGGGGCACAGATGACCGGTAATATCCTGGTCAATACCGTGATCCCGATCCTGTTTGCTTACGGTCATCATCAAAATGAAAATGGGTATAAGGACAAAGCGCTCAGGTGGCTGGAAGAGATCGCTGCAGAGAAGAACGAGATCACCCGTGGCTTCTCATCCCTGCAACTGCCGAATAGAACGGCTTTCGATTCGCAGGCTTTCATCCAGCTTAAGAATGCGTATTGCAATAAAAAACGCTGCCTCGACTGTGCTATAGGGAATAAACTGCTAAGAAGCTGA
- a CDS encoding alpha/beta hydrolase, translating into MKLSQRLTIGYIQTKFKLLTLLSKKKAAAAAFRLFSTPYLKTKKQIHPLHAESIRFTLNGLQVTGFRWNHPRPEKALILHGFGSAAHKFEHYAIPLAEKGYEVLAFDAPAHGSSEGETTNAVEYSEMIKKVMADFGPIKSFLAHSFGGIALSLALENMPHNENTRVVLIAPATETTTAVDIAFDMLKIKNAAVRKEFDAIVLRLSGKETTWFSMRRAMHHIKAQVLWIHDEDDGVTPWADAQKVKEDNHPNIHFVITKGLGHRKIYHDPAIKNKVIEFM; encoded by the coding sequence ATGAAACTCTCACAAAGATTAACCATTGGTTATATACAAACCAAATTTAAGTTGCTGACCCTGTTGTCCAAAAAAAAGGCAGCAGCAGCAGCTTTCCGGTTATTCAGCACTCCTTATTTAAAGACAAAAAAGCAAATACATCCGCTACATGCAGAATCCATCCGTTTTACACTGAATGGTTTACAGGTCACGGGCTTCCGCTGGAACCATCCCCGGCCGGAAAAAGCATTGATCCTTCATGGCTTTGGCTCGGCTGCCCATAAATTTGAACACTATGCCATACCGCTGGCCGAAAAAGGATATGAAGTACTTGCTTTTGATGCCCCCGCCCATGGCAGCAGCGAGGGGGAAACGACCAATGCAGTTGAATACAGCGAAATGATAAAGAAAGTGATGGCTGATTTCGGCCCCATAAAAAGTTTCCTGGCACATTCATTTGGCGGGATCGCATTAAGCCTGGCGCTGGAAAATATGCCGCACAATGAGAACACGAGGGTGGTACTGATCGCCCCGGCCACCGAAACCACCACCGCCGTTGACATCGCCTTTGATATGCTGAAAATAAAAAATGCAGCCGTACGGAAGGAATTTGATGCCATCGTTTTACGGCTGAGCGGAAAAGAGACCACCTGGTTCTCCATGCGCAGGGCCATGCACCATATCAAAGCACAGGTGCTGTGGATACATGACGAGGACGACGGGGTAACGCCCTGGGCCGATGCACAAAAAGTGAAAGAAGACAACCATCCGAACATTCATTTCGTTATTACAAAAGGCCTTGGCCACCGCAAGATTTATCACGATCCTGCAATAAAAAATAAGGTAATTGAGTTCATGTGA
- a CDS encoding geranylgeranylglycerol-phosphate geranylgeranyltransferase, producing the protein MKLIAAFLRLVRWQNLAFIAITQVLFYFSLVQPLFSKGIYTQFSSTHFLLLITASVFIAAAGYIINDYFDLNIDQVNKPERTVIDKAIKRRWAIVQHILISLAGIIISVYIDLTTRTFWLGISNFACVMLLFGYSISLKKKLLIGNILISALTAWVIIVVFLCYYRTFYCAGCDPAYYDIYVHRFIRISILYAGFAFIISLIREVVKDLEDMEGDARYGCRTMPIVWGIPASKLFVAVWLVVLISIICVVQVYVMQFGWWWSALYSFLLLIIPLIWVIFKLRAAQTPADYHRLSAAIKYVMMAGILSMFIFRIYS; encoded by the coding sequence ATGAAATTAATAGCTGCCTTTTTAAGACTGGTTCGCTGGCAAAACCTGGCCTTCATAGCCATCACGCAGGTATTGTTCTACTTCTCCCTGGTTCAACCCTTATTCAGCAAAGGCATTTACACCCAATTCAGCAGCACGCATTTCCTGCTTCTTATTACAGCATCTGTGTTCATTGCGGCAGCCGGTTATATCATCAACGATTATTTTGACCTGAACATTGACCAGGTGAATAAACCCGAGCGGACCGTAATTGACAAGGCGATCAAGCGGCGATGGGCCATTGTTCAGCACATCCTAATTTCACTGGCCGGTATCATCATCAGTGTGTACATTGACCTGACCACAAGAACATTCTGGCTTGGTATATCAAACTTCGCCTGCGTGATGCTGCTGTTCGGTTATTCCATTTCGTTGAAAAAGAAACTGCTTATCGGCAATATCCTGATCTCAGCATTGACAGCCTGGGTGATCATTGTCGTGTTCCTTTGCTATTACCGTACCTTTTACTGTGCCGGCTGCGATCCTGCCTACTACGATATATATGTTCACCGATTCATACGCATATCCATCCTGTATGCCGGCTTTGCATTCATCATCTCCCTTATCCGGGAAGTGGTGAAGGACCTGGAAGATATGGAAGGGGATGCCCGCTATGGCTGCAGGACCATGCCCATCGTGTGGGGTATTCCGGCCAGTAAACTGTTTGTGGCAGTATGGCTGGTGGTCCTTATCAGCATAATCTGTGTGGTGCAGGTGTACGTGATGCAGTTCGGCTGGTGGTGGAGTGCTTTGTATTCTTTCCTGCTGCTCATCATTCCGCTGATATGGGTGATCTTTAAGCTTCGTGCCGCACAAACCCCAGCCGATTACCACCGGTTAAGTGCTGCCATCAAATATGTGATGATGGCCGGCATCCTTTCCATGTTCATTTTCAGGATATATTCATAA
- the topA gene encoding type I DNA topoisomerase, whose product MAKNLLIVESPAKARTIEGILGKDFEVKSCFGHIRDLEKNDMGIDIKNNFQPTYIVSPEKQKVVNELKSLAKKSKEVWLASDEDREGESISWHLAEVLGLDPKTTKRIVFHEITKPAIQSAVENPRTIDMNLVDAQQARRVVDRIVGFELSPVLWRKIGMTGGLSAGRVQSVAVKLIVEKEREINQFVPVSSFRVEAFLAATDLNKRTVSFKAEGNKFDQEDDAAKFLQSCIGAQYTVKDIQVRPGKRTPAAPFTTSTLQQEASRKLGYGVSKTMLLAQKLYESGKITYMRTDSVNLGATAMDAITAEIRRSYGEHYLQVRRYKNKNESAQEAHEAIRPTYMENKSVGDPDLNRLYELIWKRTIASQMSDAELEKTTAKINISTNNEDLTATGEVLKFDGFLKVYFEGTDDDENEGSDESRLPDLRVGQVLDFQSMTATERFSKHAARYTEASLVKKLEELGIGRPSTYAPTISTIIKRNYVEKKDKEPVKRDFRILKLQHDSVTKITEQENTGAEKSKLFPTDLGLVVTDFLNQHFDKVMDYSFTAEIEKEFDEIADGKMKWNKMVGDFYTPFHEGVEHTLENAERAVGERALGNDAATGKPVIARMGRYGPMVQIGVLDDEEKPRFAKLRPTQSIETISLEEAMELFKLGAPLGEYEEQEVSVNIGRFGPYVKWGDQFISIPRGEEPNDVDLERAIQIIEAKKIEDAPIGFYDEKPITKGKGRFGPFIKWNNMFINVPRAYNFDLLTQKDCDELIAKKMEKEANRYIKQWPEEKISIENARWGAIIKFGKNTYKPGLNSNGAKYTPDDLAALELEDVKKIILAQDPKAFDKMGKKAPAKKKAAVAANAAPKRSAAKKK is encoded by the coding sequence ATGGCTAAAAACCTGTTAATTGTGGAGTCGCCGGCAAAAGCCAGGACCATCGAGGGCATACTGGGGAAAGACTTTGAAGTGAAGAGCTGCTTCGGGCATATCCGTGACCTGGAAAAGAACGATATGGGCATCGATATCAAGAATAATTTCCAGCCTACTTATATAGTATCTCCCGAAAAACAAAAAGTGGTGAACGAATTAAAGAGCCTTGCCAAAAAAAGCAAGGAGGTCTGGCTGGCATCGGATGAGGACCGGGAAGGAGAAAGCATCAGCTGGCACCTGGCGGAAGTACTGGGCCTGGATCCGAAAACGACCAAGCGGATCGTCTTTCACGAGATCACCAAACCGGCCATTCAAAGCGCTGTGGAAAATCCTCGTACCATTGACATGAACCTCGTGGATGCACAACAGGCACGGAGGGTGGTGGACCGCATCGTGGGTTTTGAACTGAGCCCGGTGCTGTGGCGTAAGATCGGTATGACCGGTGGACTAAGCGCCGGAAGGGTTCAGAGCGTGGCGGTTAAATTGATCGTAGAGAAAGAAAGGGAGATCAACCAGTTCGTTCCCGTAAGCAGTTTCAGGGTGGAAGCTTTTTTAGCAGCCACCGACCTGAATAAAAGAACGGTTTCCTTTAAAGCCGAAGGGAACAAATTTGACCAGGAAGACGATGCTGCAAAATTCCTGCAGAGCTGTATCGGCGCTCAATATACCGTAAAAGACATCCAGGTACGCCCGGGAAAACGTACGCCGGCAGCGCCTTTCACAACATCCACCTTACAGCAGGAAGCCAGCCGGAAACTGGGTTATGGCGTTAGCAAGACCATGCTGCTTGCACAAAAACTCTATGAAAGCGGTAAGATCACGTATATGCGTACCGACAGTGTGAACCTGGGAGCAACAGCCATGGATGCCATCACTGCAGAGATCAGGCGGAGTTATGGAGAACACTATTTACAGGTACGCAGGTACAAGAACAAGAACGAGAGCGCCCAGGAGGCCCACGAAGCCATCCGTCCTACCTACATGGAGAACAAATCGGTGGGCGACCCCGACCTGAACCGCCTGTATGAACTGATATGGAAACGCACCATCGCATCGCAGATGAGTGATGCCGAACTGGAGAAGACAACAGCTAAAATAAATATCAGCACCAACAACGAGGACCTGACCGCCACCGGTGAAGTATTGAAATTCGATGGCTTTTTAAAAGTATACTTCGAAGGAACAGATGATGATGAGAATGAAGGAAGCGACGAAAGCCGTCTACCCGATCTGAGGGTTGGACAGGTACTGGATTTTCAAAGCATGACCGCTACGGAACGTTTCAGCAAGCACGCTGCAAGGTATACAGAAGCCTCGCTGGTAAAGAAACTGGAAGAACTGGGTATTGGCAGGCCGAGTACCTACGCTCCTACTATCTCCACCATTATTAAACGTAATTATGTAGAGAAAAAAGACAAGGAACCTGTTAAAAGGGATTTCCGTATTTTAAAACTGCAGCACGACAGTGTAACGAAGATCACCGAACAGGAAAATACCGGCGCTGAGAAATCAAAGCTCTTCCCTACCGATCTTGGTTTGGTGGTAACCGATTTTTTGAACCAGCATTTTGATAAAGTGATGGATTATTCCTTCACCGCCGAAATTGAAAAAGAGTTTGACGAGATAGCCGACGGCAAGATGAAATGGAACAAGATGGTGGGTGATTTTTACACGCCCTTTCATGAAGGGGTGGAACACACGCTGGAGAATGCCGAGCGGGCGGTGGGCGAACGTGCACTGGGCAACGATGCTGCAACGGGCAAACCCGTCATTGCCCGCATGGGACGCTATGGCCCGATGGTGCAGATCGGCGTGCTGGATGATGAGGAGAAACCAAGGTTTGCCAAACTGAGGCCAACACAGAGTATTGAGACCATCAGCCTGGAAGAAGCCATGGAGCTTTTTAAACTGGGGGCTCCCCTGGGTGAATATGAAGAGCAGGAAGTGTCGGTGAATATCGGCCGTTTCGGACCCTATGTAAAATGGGGCGACCAGTTCATTTCCATTCCCCGGGGTGAAGAGCCCAATGATGTTGACCTGGAAAGAGCCATTCAGATCATTGAAGCAAAGAAGATAGAAGACGCCCCCATTGGTTTTTATGATGAGAAGCCGATCACCAAGGGCAAGGGCCGTTTTGGTCCCTTCATCAAGTGGAACAATATGTTCATCAATGTGCCCCGTGCATATAATTTTGATCTCCTCACGCAGAAGGATTGCGATGAACTGATCGCAAAGAAAATGGAGAAAGAAGCCAACCGCTATATCAAACAGTGGCCCGAAGAAAAGATATCCATTGAAAATGCACGCTGGGGCGCCATCATCAAATTCGGCAAGAATACCTACAAGCCCGGCCTCAACAGCAATGGAGCAAAATATACTCCCGATGATTTAGCTGCCCTGGAGCTGGAAGATGTAAAGAAGATCATCCTGGCGCAGGACCCCAAGGCATTTGACAAGATGGGAAAGAAAGCGCCGGCAAAGAAAAAAGCGGCCGTGGCTGCCAATGCTGCGCCCAAAAGATCTGCGGCGAAGAAGAAGTAG
- the maf gene encoding septum formation protein Maf: MQKIILASQSPRRKQLLEWAEVPFEVLVKETDESYPEHLPIEEIAIHIARNKALAVWDMTAAGKPVLAADTIVVLQNGIIGKPKDRNDAISILSRLSGKMHQVITGVVLLTEEKEIAFAETTKVEFHDLTPAQIEFYVDQYRPYDKAGAYAIQEWIGVVGIRSVTGDFYNVMGLPVSRVVKALQGLNV, translated from the coding sequence ATGCAAAAGATCATCTTAGCTTCCCAATCTCCCCGCCGCAAACAATTACTGGAATGGGCCGAAGTGCCTTTTGAAGTGCTGGTGAAAGAAACCGATGAATCCTACCCGGAGCATTTGCCGATCGAAGAAATTGCCATACACATCGCCCGCAATAAAGCCCTTGCCGTATGGGATATGACAGCTGCAGGCAAGCCTGTTCTTGCAGCAGATACCATTGTTGTGTTGCAGAACGGGATCATTGGTAAACCCAAAGACAGGAATGATGCCATCTCTATTTTATCCCGCCTGTCCGGTAAGATGCACCAGGTGATAACGGGCGTTGTTCTGCTTACGGAAGAAAAAGAAATTGCTTTTGCCGAGACCACGAAAGTGGAATTTCATGACCTCACCCCGGCACAAATTGAATTCTACGTTGACCAGTACAGGCCCTACGATAAAGCAGGGGCCTATGCCATCCAGGAATGGATCGGTGTGGTAGGCATCCGGTCTGTTACCGGCGATTTTTATAACGTGATGGGATTGCCGGTGAGCAGGGTTGTTAAAGCGTTGCAGGGTTTGAACGTTTAA
- a CDS encoding 3-deoxy-D-manno-octulosonate 8-phosphate phosphatase produces the protein MNILEKFKTIKTFVFDVDGVLTDGSLLILADGQMARQMNIKDGYALQLAIKKGYRVVIISGGTSEAVAERLYRLGVKDCFLKVENKKDKLIEYVTQNELNWTEVLFMGDDIPDHSSMQLTGLPCCPADSAPEIKQICHYISPLEGGKGCARDVIEKVLKLNDHWDLDTTVSSK, from the coding sequence ATGAACATCCTCGAAAAATTCAAGACCATAAAAACATTTGTTTTTGATGTGGATGGTGTGCTCACCGACGGCAGCCTGCTGATACTGGCCGACGGGCAGATGGCGAGGCAGATGAACATAAAAGACGGGTATGCACTTCAACTGGCAATAAAGAAAGGATACCGGGTTGTGATAATTTCCGGCGGAACCTCGGAAGCCGTTGCAGAACGATTGTACAGGCTGGGAGTGAAGGATTGCTTCTTAAAAGTGGAGAACAAAAAGGATAAACTCATTGAATACGTCACCCAAAATGAGCTCAACTGGACTGAGGTATTGTTCATGGGTGATGACATACCTGATCATAGTTCCATGCAGCTTACCGGCTTACCCTGCTGTCCTGCTGATTCGGCGCCCGAGATAAAACAAATATGCCATTATATCTCACCACTGGAAGGAGGAAAGGGCTGTGCCAGGGATGTGATCGAAAAAGTGCTGAAGCTGAATGACCATTGGGACCTTGATACCACGGTCTCGTCTAAGTAG
- a CDS encoding GyrI-like domain-containing protein, with product MKTSRILLFVPLAALVVLFSCKNKGKKEPAAPPKDTLIVPVKKTEKVDVPEGKFQRPPIINIVDTLGPKRIIIYARDSARTYERIGMKLAKLYGTKLAETIKKNNLKLAGAPLAWYKTTRAPFFFEAGLQVNKRPGKLSPGVQVRELPAGKVVLAHFYGPYDQLKQGYDAIKEYMKDNKKVSAGAPFEIYVTDPIDKNGKPVDPHKVQTDIVFPIK from the coding sequence ATGAAAACAAGTCGCATCCTTTTATTCGTACCCCTGGCAGCCCTTGTCGTGCTGTTTTCCTGTAAAAACAAAGGAAAAAAAGAACCAGCGGCCCCGCCGAAGGACACGTTGATCGTACCGGTAAAAAAGACCGAAAAGGTTGATGTCCCGGAAGGTAAATTCCAGCGCCCTCCCATCATTAATATAGTAGATACCCTTGGCCCGAAAAGGATCATCATTTATGCCCGCGACAGTGCAAGGACCTATGAACGTATAGGTATGAAACTGGCCAAACTCTACGGAACAAAACTGGCCGAGACAATTAAAAAGAATAATCTCAAGCTGGCAGGCGCCCCGCTTGCCTGGTATAAAACAACCAGGGCCCCGTTCTTTTTTGAAGCCGGGCTGCAGGTGAACAAACGGCCGGGTAAATTATCTCCCGGTGTTCAGGTAAGGGAATTGCCTGCAGGGAAAGTAGTACTGGCCCATTTTTACGGCCCCTACGACCAGTTGAAGCAAGGCTATGATGCGATCAAAGAATATATGAAGGACAATAAAAAAGTCTCTGCCGGCGCTCCTTTTGAGATCTATGTGACCGACCCCATTGATAAGAACGGCAAGCCGGTCGATCCCCATAAGGTACAAACCGATATTGTATTCCCGATCAAATAG
- a CDS encoding OsmC family protein produces MTASIVYKGHLRCECTHLQSGTVIETDAPTDNRGKGERFSPTDTVCVALATCIITTMGIKANDMNIDLVNTSISVTKHMLNDPRRIGRIDVILNFPATLNLDEKDRIVLQRTGDNCPVMKSLHPDLQTNVEYHWG; encoded by the coding sequence ATGACTGCTTCGATCGTTTACAAAGGCCATTTGCGCTGTGAATGCACCCACCTGCAAAGCGGCACGGTCATCGAGACCGATGCCCCTACTGATAACCGGGGCAAGGGCGAGCGCTTCAGCCCTACCGATACGGTTTGTGTTGCCCTGGCCACCTGCATCATCACCACCATGGGCATTAAGGCAAATGACATGAATATTGACCTCGTGAATACTTCCATTTCGGTCACCAAACACATGCTGAATGACCCCAGGCGCATTGGCAGGATCGACGTTATATTGAATTTCCCTGCAACGCTGAACCTGGATGAAAAAGACAGGATCGTGCTGCAACGGACCGGCGACAACTGCCCGGTGATGAAAAGCCTGCACCCCGACCTGCAGACAAATGTGGAGTACCACTGGGGATGA
- the iscX gene encoding Fe-S cluster assembly protein IscX, whose translation MTFEPPIHWNDYEDIAMKLYERFGDAFGESQIYRIRFTDLHKWVMEIPNFAGKAEQSNEGHLEMIQSTWVYEWRDNQPPTPKGG comes from the coding sequence ATGACTTTTGAACCCCCCATTCACTGGAACGATTATGAAGACATTGCCATGAAGCTGTATGAACGCTTCGGGGATGCGTTTGGCGAAAGCCAGATATACCGTATCCGTTTCACCGACCTGCATAAATGGGTGATGGAAATACCCAACTTTGCCGGTAAGGCCGAACAAAGCAACGAAGGCCACCTGGAGATGATACAAAGCACCTGGGTGTATGAATGGAGGGATAACCAACCCCCAACCCCTAAAGGGGGGTAA
- a CDS encoding 2Fe-2S iron-sulfur cluster binding domain-containing protein: protein MYSITFKFEQKGLEPVTLTGIEPDQSILEVALKNDIELHHNCGGVCACSTCHLYVDQGEAFLEELSDKEEDFIDRAVNPRLNSRLGCQCVLLDGVGEVSVTLPDQTQFLGE from the coding sequence ATGTACAGTATAACGTTTAAGTTTGAACAGAAGGGTCTTGAGCCGGTTACCCTGACCGGTATTGAACCCGACCAGTCCATACTGGAAGTAGCTTTGAAGAATGACATCGAACTTCATCATAACTGCGGCGGCGTTTGTGCCTGCAGTACCTGCCACCTGTATGTTGACCAGGGCGAAGCTTTCCTGGAAGAACTGAGTGATAAGGAAGAAGATTTTATTGACCGGGCCGTCAATCCCAGGCTGAATTCAAGACTGGGATGCCAGTGTGTGTTGCTGGATGGGGTTGGAGAAGTTTCTGTTACTTTGCCTGACCAGACTCAATTCCTGGGCGAATAG
- a CDS encoding DUF2520 domain-containing protein → MRVVIIGSGNVASVMGRLINKNNHQVVQVLNRNIDHAKVLAEELHCAYSGSNDDVDKSADVYILAVSDGALYELNKSFHLGNKLILHTAGSVPMDILKDISVNYGVLYPLQSLRKEMDYTEDIPLLIDGNSEETITLIGDFARTISGKVARASDEERLKLHVAAVIVSNFTNHLYTLAEEFCEKEKIDFKLLAPLIKETAVRVQDHSPAKVQTGPAIRNDVFTLDKHLRLLANYPRLKYIYLKLTDSIMKGS, encoded by the coding sequence ATGCGGGTTGTAATCATCGGTTCGGGCAATGTGGCTTCTGTGATGGGCCGCCTTATCAACAAAAACAATCACCAGGTTGTTCAGGTGCTGAACCGGAATATTGACCATGCAAAAGTACTGGCGGAAGAACTGCATTGTGCTTACTCCGGAAGCAATGATGACGTGGATAAAAGCGCCGATGTGTATATCCTGGCGGTAAGTGACGGCGCTTTGTACGAACTGAACAAGTCTTTTCATCTCGGAAATAAACTCATCCTGCATACGGCCGGTTCGGTGCCCATGGATATATTGAAGGATATTTCGGTGAATTACGGTGTCCTTTATCCCTTGCAAAGCCTGCGCAAGGAAATGGACTATACAGAGGATATTCCCTTACTCATTGATGGCAATTCCGAAGAGACCATTACGCTGATCGGGGATTTTGCCCGAACCATTTCCGGTAAAGTTGCCAGGGCATCAGATGAAGAACGCCTTAAGCTGCACGTAGCTGCTGTGATCGTAAGCAATTTTACCAATCACCTGTATACACTGGCCGAAGAATTCTGCGAAAAGGAAAAAATTGATTTCAAACTGCTTGCCCCGCTTATAAAAGAAACAGCGGTTCGTGTGCAGGATCATTCCCCGGCAAAAGTGCAGACGGGCCCGGCCATCCGCAACGACGTATTTACCCTGGATAAACACCTCCGCCTGCTGGCAAATTATCCCCGGCTCAAATATATTTACCTGAAGCTTACCGACAGTATCATGAAGGGATCATAG